In Capsicum annuum cultivar UCD-10X-F1 unplaced genomic scaffold, UCD10Xv1.1 ctg65283, whole genome shotgun sequence, the DNA window TCAATTCTTGATAAAGGGTTTTGATAAAAATCAATTATTGAATTTGGGGTTTGATAAAAAGCAATTCTTGAATTTGGGGTTTGAGAAAAATCAATTCTTGATAAAGGGTTTTGATAAAACTCAATTCTTGAATTTGGTGTTTGATAAAAAACAATTCttgaatatgggttttgataAAAATCAATTCTTGAATTTGGGGTTTGATAAAGAGCAATTCTTGAATTTGGGGTTTTGTTTCTTTAGGAGAATGGTAAGGGAAAAAGTTGAAATGGATAAGAGAAGTTATGTTTTTGTGTTGAAAGGGTGTGGGGTTTTAGAGGGGGTAGGGGTGCATTGTAGGATTTGGAAAGTTGGGTTCTTGAATGATTTGATAGTGAGGAATGGTTTGATTCATTTTTATGGTGAAAGTGGGAGAATTGTCGATGCGcgtaaggtgtttgatgaaagttttgtGAGGGATGTGGTTACTTGGACTAGTTTGATTGATGGTTATGTGAAAGTGAACATGGTTAATGAGGCGTTGAGgttgtttgatttgatgtgttTAAGTGGTGTTGAGTTTAACGATGTTACGTTGATAACTGTGTTTTCAGCGTGTTCGTTGAAGGGGGAGTTGAGTATAGGGAAATCGGTTCATGAACTCGTGGAGAGTAGAGGTGTTAAATGTAGTCTTAATTTGACGAACGCTATATTGGATATGTATGTGAAATGTGGTTGTTTGCTTAAGGCTAAAGAGATTTTCGATAAGATGGAAATAAAAGATGTTTTTTCTTGGACAAATATGATTCATGGGTATGCGAAAAATGGGGAGGTAGACTTGGCGAAGAAGTGTTTTAGTGTAATGCCTGAGCGAAATGTAGTTTCTTGGAATGCGATGATTGCTTGCTATTCGCAAAATAATAGACCTTGGGAGGCTCTTGAACTCTTTCGTGAAATGGAGAAACGAGGTTTGGTTCCCATGGAGAGCACTTTGGTTTCTGTCCTCTCTGCTTGTGCGCAATCTGGTTCTTTGGATATTGGTCGACGAATTCATGATTACTATATTAAGCAAAAACGGGTTAAATTCAGTGTGATCCTGGCGAACGCGTTAATAGACATGTATGGAAAATGCGGAAGCGTGGATGCAGCTGGAGAGCTCTTCCACGAAATGCCAGAAAGAGATTTGGTTTCGTGGAATTCAGTAATAGTAGGATATGCTTCTCATGGGCTTGCTACGAAGGCTCTCGCTCTTTTTGAACAAATGAAAAGCTCGGGACTCAAGCCTGATTGTATCACATTTGTAGGCGTTCTATCAGCGTGCGCTCATGGTGGATTGGTCGATCAAGGCTGGGAGTACTTTAGGAGCATGGAGTTAAACGGATTGATTCCCGGGTCGGAACACTATGCTTGCATGGTAGATTTACTCAGTAGATCTGGGCTTGTAAAAGAAGCGTTTGAGTTCACAAAGCAAATGCCGATGGAACCTGATAAAGCTGTTTGGGGTGCGCTGCTTAACGGTTGTAGGATGCATCGAGAAGTTGAGCTGGCTAAGATCGCTGCCGAGAAACTTATAGAACTAGATCCTCAAGATAGTGGTATTTATGTGCTTCTCGCAACTTTATGTGCTAATGAGCGGAAATGGGCTGATGTTAGAATGGTTAGAAGTTTGATGAGAGATAACGGTGTCAAGAAGAATCCAGGATATAGTTTGATAGAGGTCGATGGTCACTTCTACGAATTTGTGGCTGCTGACGACTCACACCCCGAATCTCAGGCAATACATAAAATGCTTGATGAGATTATGTTGCTATCTACGTTAGAAGCATGTGTTTCCGATGCACAAACAGGACAACCTTAACAAGTACAGCGTGGTTCGGCCAGTAAGTCTTGACAGTAAGTACTAACTCATGATTGATCCATttaacaatacaacaacaa includes these proteins:
- the LOC107850567 gene encoding pentatricopeptide repeat-containing protein At2g13600, with protein sequence MGFDKNQFLNLGFDKEQFLNLGFCFFRRMVREKVEMDKRSYVFVLKGCGVLEGVGVHCRIWKVGFLNDLIVRNGLIHFYGESGRIVDARKVFDESFVRDVVTWTSLIDGYVKVNMVNEALRLFDLMCLSGVEFNDVTLITVFSACSLKGELSIGKSVHELVESRGVKCSLNLTNAILDMYVKCGCLLKAKEIFDKMEIKDVFSWTNMIHGYAKNGEVDLAKKCFSVMPERNVVSWNAMIACYSQNNRPWEALELFREMEKRGLVPMESTLVSVLSACAQSGSLDIGRRIHDYYIKQKRVKFSVILANALIDMYGKCGSVDAAGELFHEMPERDLVSWNSVIVGYASHGLATKALALFEQMKSSGLKPDCITFVGVLSACAHGGLVDQGWEYFRSMELNGLIPGSEHYACMVDLLSRSGLVKEAFEFTKQMPMEPDKAVWGALLNGCRMHREVELAKIAAEKLIELDPQDSGIYVLLATLCANERKWADVRMVRSLMRDNGVKKNPGYSLIEVDGHFYEFVAADDSHPESQAIHKMLDEIMLLSTLEACVSDAQTGQP